In one window of Solanum pennellii chromosome 2, SPENNV200 DNA:
- the LOC107011567 gene encoding BTB/POZ domain-containing protein At1g30440, with protein MACMKLGSKTDAFQRKGQAWFCTTGLPSDIVVEVGEMTFHLHKFPLLSRSGVMEKRIAEASEGEDGCVIELNDIPGGAKTFELVAKFCYGVKLELTAGNAVYLRCAAEHLDMTEEYGEGNLISQTEIFLNQVVLRSWKDSLKALQTCDDVLPYAEELRITKRCIDSLAVKACTDPNLFGWPVMEHVGPLQSPGGSILWNGISTGARPKHSSSDWWYEDASTLSLPLYKRLISAMESQGVKQDIVAGSLSYYAKKYLPGLNRRQTSSESTNRLAPVGLGSSLSEEDQKLLLEEVDNLLPMQKGLVPTKFLFGLLKTALILRASPSCISNLEKRIGMQLDQATLEDLLMPNFSYSMETLYNVDCVQRILEHFLAMDQGTGGESPCSIDDEQLIGSPSLTPITMVAKLIDGYLAEVAPDVNLKLPKFQTLAASVPEYARPLDDGLYRAIDIYLKSHPWLGESDREQLCRLMDCQKLSLEACTHAAQNERLPLRIIVQVLFFEQLQLRTSIAGCFLVSENLDEGSRQLRSGTVGPNEGGWATAVRENQVLKVGMDSMRVRVSELEKECSTMRQEIEKLGKSKGSSTWGNVSKKFGFKMKSQMCSAQEGSVSNQNKINSKAIKDDKAKENYRKH; from the exons ATGGCATGTATGAAGTTGGGATCCAAAACAGATGCATTCCAAAGAAAAGGCCAGGCCTG GTTCTGCACAACTGGCCTCCCAAGTGACATTGTTGTGGAAGTTGGGGAAATGACTTTCCATCTCCACAAG TTCCCATTGCTTTCTAGAAGTGGGGTTATGGAAAAACGGATTGCAGAAGCATCTGAAGGAGAAGATGGTTGTGTTATTGAACTCAATGACATCCCTGGTGGTGCTAAAACATTTGAACTAGTAGCAAAATTTTGTTATGGGGTTAAACTAGAGCTTACAGCAGGTAATGCTGTATACCTTCGCTGTGCCGCAGAGCATCTTGATATGACTGAAGAATATGGGGAGGGGAATCTGATATCACAGACTGAGATTTTTCTGAATCAGGTAGTTCTCCGTAGCTGGAAAGACTCTTTAAAGGCACTCCAAACCTGTGATGATGTTCTTCCATATGCTGAAGAACTCAGAATTACGAAAAGGTGCATCGATTCATTAGCTGTGAAGGCATGTACTGATCCGAACCTGTTTGGTTGGCCTGTGATGGAGCACGTTGGCCCCTTGCAGAGTCCTGGAGGGAGTATCCTATGGAATGGAATAAGCACTGGAGCTAGGCCAAAACATTCAAGTTCAGATTGGTGGTATGAGGATGCATCAACTTTAAGTTTACCTCTTTACAAGAGGCTAATTTCTGCTATGGAATCTCAAGGCGTCAAACAGGATATTGTTGCTGGTTCCCTCAGTTATTATGCTAAAAAGTACCTGCCTGGGCTAAACAGGCGGCAGACCTCTTCTGAGTCCACTAACCGACTTGCACCAGTTGGTTTAGGTTCTTCTCTATCAGAAGAAGATCAGAAGCTTTTACTTGAAGAGGTGGATAATTTGCTTCCCATGCAAAAAGGCCTAGTTCCAACTAAATTCCTCTTTGGCCTACTGAAAACAGCCTTGATTCTTCGAGCCAGTCCCTCTTGCATATCAAACTTGGAGAAAAGGATAGGAATGCAGCTTGATCAGGCCACTCTAGAAGATCTCTTAATGCCTAATTTCTCTTACTCGATGGAAACACTTTATAATGTTGACTGCGTACAGAGAATTCTAGAGCACTTCTTAGCCATGGATCAAGGAACTGGTGGTGAATCACCTTGTTCCATTGATGATGAGCAATTGATTGGTTCACCATCTCTGACACCAATCACTATGGTGGCAAAACTAATCGATGGATATCTTGCTGAGGTTGCCCCAGATGTTAACTTGAAGCTTCCCAAATTTCAGACTCTTGCTGCTTCTGTTCCTGAATATGCAAGGCCCTTGGATGATGGCCTTTATCGTGCAATTGACATTTATCTCAAG TCACATCCATGGTTGGGAGAATCCGATAGAGAACAACTCTGCAGGCTCATGGATTGCCAGAAACTCTCCTTGGAAGCTTGTACACATGCTGCACAGAATGAACGGCTCCCTTTAAGGATTATAGTACAAGTACTCTTCTTTGAACAGCTGCAGTTGAGAACATCCATTGCAGGATGCTTCCTAGTGTCCGAAAACCTTGATGAGGGGTCAAGGCAGTTGAGAAGTGGCACGGTGGGACCAAATGAGGGGGGCTGGGCTACTGCTGTGAGAGAAAACCAGGTGTTGAAGGTGGGAATGGATAGTATGAGGGTGCGCGTGTCAGAGCTCGAGAAGGAGTGCTCAACCATGAGGCAGGAGATTGAGAAGTTGGGTAAGTCAAAGGGATCAAGCACGTGGGGAAATGTATCCAAGAAGTTTGGTTTCAAGATGAAATCTCAAATGTGCAGTGCTCAGGAGGGATCTGTTAGTAACCAGAACAAGATAAATAGTAAGGCTATAAAGGATGACAAGGCAAAAGAAAACTATCGAAAGCACTAG